From Apium graveolens cultivar Ventura chromosome 9, ASM990537v1, whole genome shotgun sequence, the proteins below share one genomic window:
- the LOC141685603 gene encoding 2-Cys peroxiredoxin BAS1, chloroplastic-like: protein MSHRGVALRGLFVIDKEGVIQHSTINNLAIGRSVDKTMITIQALQFVQENPFHKLKLLLNLLDDNYLLLISNESRKIYQEICW from the exons ATGAGCCACAGA GGTGTTGCATTGAGAGGTCTTTTCGTTATTGACAAGGAAGGAGTCATTCAACACTCCACCATTAATAATCTTGCTATTGGGAGAAGTGTTGATAAGACTATGATAACTATTCAG GCTTTGCAGTTTGTGCAGGAGAACCCATTTCATAAATTAAAGTTGCTATTGAATCTGCTGGATGACAACTACCTATTGCTAATCTCTAATGAATCAAGGAAAATTTACCAAGAGATATGCTGGTGA